The segment GGGCAGCCGGTCTCGCGGAGCAACGCCTCGTCGATGCGCAGGACGGCGATGCGGCCGTCCGCCTCGAGGCGCATCTCGTTCAGCAACCGGCCCGTCAGGCGCAGCTTGCCGAGCGAGCTGTTCTGGTAGATCGCGGCCGCCAGGGCCGCGGCGTCGACGCCGCAGGCGGCCGCGTTCCGGCAGGTCTCGAACGTGCGGGCGGTGATGTTCGCATGCCGGAACGAGCCGGTGTCCGTCAGGATGCCGGCGTACAGCGCGGCCCCGATGTCCGGCGTCAACGCGACGCCCAACGCGGCGATCAGGTCATGCACCATTTCCGCGCAAGCCGCGGCGGTCGGGTCGAACCAGTTGAGCGCGCCGTACATCGCGTTACCGGCGTGGTGATCGATGTTGACGACGGGCTGGCGGTCGAGTCCGACGACCTCCGTGCGCTCCAGGGTTCCGCACTCGAGCACGACCGCGGCGTCGAAGCGTCCGTTCACGGCCGCGGCCACCTCGATCCCGTCCGCACCCGGGAGCGTTCTCAGGTAGGCGGGCGGCGCGTCATGGTTGACGATCCGGGCCGTCTTGCCGAGTGCCCGCAGCGCATGGGCCAGCGCCAACTGCGAGCCGATGGAATCGCCGTCCGGCCGGACGTGCGAGGCGAGCACGAAACGCTCGCCGTCGAGTAGCGCGGCGGTGATGCGTGCAAGCGGGTCAGACGTCATCTCTGTCTTCCGAATCGATGGCCGGGTCGTCGTCCGCGCTCCCGCCGGTCTCCCGGCGCTCCCGCTCGATGTCGTCGAAGATGCGTGCGATGCGGTCCTGCCGCTCGGTGGAATCGTCGTACAGGAATCTGATCTCCGGCACCTGCCGAAGCTGCAGCCGTTGTCCGATTTCGCGGCGCAGGTATGCACGCGCCCGGCGCAGGCCGCGGGCCGCGGTCCGCCGGTCGCTGCCGCCGAGCAGCGTGTAGTAGACGCGGGCGAGCTGGAGGTCCGCTGTCATTCGGACGTCGGTGACGGTTACGCCGAGCACACCGGGATCGCGAACGTTGCGTGCCAGCAGCGTCGAGATCTCCGTTCGGACGCGTTCGGCTACGCGCCGGGTGCGTGTTCCCTGGGTCATGTGGTGTCCGGCGGTGTGCGTCAACTCAGCCACTGCAGGTCGGTCGCCAGAACGAGGCCGGGATCGCGCCGTTCGATCTCTGCGAGGACGCCCTCGAGGACGCGATCCACGTGGTCCCGGTGGGACGCCACCGCCGCGACGCCGAGGCGGGCTCGCTGGTGGACATCCAGGTGGTCGATCTCCGCCACCGAGACGTTGAGCTTCCGGACCCGGTCCTTGACGCTCGCGAGGATGCGGCGCTTGTCCTTCAGCGAGCGCGCACCGGGAAAGTGGAGATCGACTGTCAGCAACCCGACGGCAGGCATCGGTCCGGCGGCGACCGGCGGAGTCGCCCCTCGTCAGACGGTGGCGACGACCTTCTCCACGGTGAACGACTCGACCACGTCGCCGATCTTCAGGTCGGCGAACCGCTCGAAAGCCAGACCGCACTCCATTCCGCCCCGCACCTCGTTGACGTCGTCCTTGAAGCGCCGCAGGGATCCGATGCGTCCCTCGTGGACCACCACGCCGTCCCTCACGATCCGGGCCTGGGCGTCGCCGGCGCGCGTGATGATCCCCTCGGTGACCATGCAGCCTGCCGCGGTGCCGAACTTCGGAATCTTGAACGTCTGCCGAATCTCGGCGGCGCCCAGCTTGACCTCCTTCGTGGTCGGATCGAGCAGTCCGGCCAAGGCCTTCTTGAGCTCGTCGGTCACGTCGTAGATCACCGAATGGAGGCGGATGTCGACGCCCTCGCGTTCGGCGACGCCGGTGGCGTTGCGATCGGGGCGCACGTTGAATCCGACGATGATCGCGTTCGAGGTCGAGGCGAGCAGCACGTCCCATTCGCTGATGGCGCCGACGCCGGTATGGATGATGCGCGTCTTGACGCGCTCGTCGCCCAGCTTGCCGAGCGAGTCGGCCAGCACTTCGGCGGAGCCCTGCACGTCCGCCTTGATGATGATCGGCAGCTCCTTGGCCTCGCCCTCCGTCAACTGCTGCTGGAGAGACTCGAGCGTCAGCCGCTGGCCGCGGCCGCCGAGCGCCTTCTCCTTGGCCTGGTTCTGCCGCAGCACGGCGATCTGGCGCGCCTTGGCGGCGTCCGTCACGGCCTGGAAGGCATCGCCGGGCTGCGGCAGCCCGGTCAGGCCGAGCACCTCCACCGGGCTGGACGGACCCACTTCGTCGGTCTTCTGCAACCGGTCGTCCAGCAGCGCGCGCACGCGCCCGACCACGACGCCGGCTATGAAGTTGTCGCCGACGCGCAGCGTGCCGTCCTGCACCAGGATCGTGGCGACCGGACCGCGTCCGCGGTCCACCTTGGCCTCGAGAACGGTGCCGGTCGCGGCCCGTTTCGGGTTCGCTTTCTGCTCCTCGAGCTCGGTCACCAGGAGGATCATCTCCAGGAGCCCGTCGAGGTTGTCCCGCTTCTTCGCGGAGAGCGGCACGGTCACCGTCGACCCGCCCCAGTCCTCGGGGGTGAGCCCGCGCTCGGCCAACTCCTTCTTGACGCGATCCAGGTTGGCGTCGGCCTTGTCGATCTTGTTGATGGCGACGATGATCGGGACCTTGGCCGCCTGTGCGTGGTCGATCGCTTCCTGCGTCTGCGGCATCACGCCGTCGTCGGCGGCCACGACCAGGATGACGATGTCGGTCACCTGCGCGCCGCGCGCGCGCATCAAGGTGAACGCCTCGTGGCCCGGCGTGTCGAGGAAGACGATCCGGCGGCCGGTCACCTCCACTGCGTACGCGCCGATGTGCTGCGTGATGCCGCCGGCCTCGCCCTCGGCGACCTTCGTCTCGCGGATGGCGTCGAGCAGGGTCGTTTTTCCGTGGTCGACGTGGCCCATGACCGTGACGACCGGGGCACGGACGATCAGATCGTCGGGCCTGGTCTCCTCGGCCTCGATGACCACCATCTCTTCCTCGAACGTGCGCATCTTCACGTCCGCCCCGAACTCCCGGGCGATGGT is part of the Acidobacteriota bacterium genome and harbors:
- a CDS encoding bifunctional oligoribonuclease/PAP phosphatase NrnA, which codes for MTSDPLARITAALLDGERFVLASHVRPDGDSIGSQLALAHALRALGKTARIVNHDAPPAYLRTLPGADGIEVAAAVNGRFDAAVVLECGTLERTEVVGLDRQPVVNIDHHAGNAMYGALNWFDPTAAACAEMVHDLIAALGVALTPDIGAALYAGILTDTGSFRHANITARTFETCRNAAACGVDAAALAAAIYQNSSLGKLRLTGRLLNEMRLEADGRIAVLRIDEALLRETGCPPDDMEGVINLPLAARDVEAVIMFRALDGVARVSLRSKGLVDVRAVAAAFGGGGHRNAAGCTLDVPGPDVESRLLARTAAAVTESGTHVAAAPGS
- the rbfA gene encoding 30S ribosome-binding factor RbfA, translated to MTQGTRTRRVAERVRTEISTLLARNVRDPGVLGVTVTDVRMTADLQLARVYYTLLGGSDRRTAARGLRRARAYLRREIGQRLQLRQVPEIRFLYDDSTERQDRIARIFDDIERERRETGGSADDDPAIDSEDRDDV
- a CDS encoding DUF503 domain-containing protein — encoded protein: MPAVGLLTVDLHFPGARSLKDKRRILASVKDRVRKLNVSVAEIDHLDVHQRARLGVAAVASHRDHVDRVLEGVLAEIERRDPGLVLATDLQWLS
- the infB gene encoding translation initiation factor IF-2, with product PPAPPRTLPATPRLRVEGAPRLRVETPRIRVEEPPAPAGEVAEPTPVPIEEAARTEAGAPPATVEAAPQAAEGAPRMEIEPPREKLQEPPRIRIEESPRIRVEEAPSTKVEETPPTKVEETPPTRVEETPRASVDPAPAPIEEPPRARVEPPRIEVEGMPLQQTEETTRAAAEAKPLAAPKIATPTPPAPAATSPPAPPRAAAPAQPTVPSPAKRPGSGLALRPTGRVVPPRLRLRIEEPKPVKPRAATPPAPPRPPVRPVTPQVATGVTGPAARPPLGGPRPLPSQPVRPPAAPRPLPPRPAVGYRPPPRPHHRPGGRRAQYRRTRTQTPATPAPPPPVTRTITLAEGMTVKDLAERLEVKPKDVLKKLIERRVMMTINTTLDSETATTIAREFGADVKMRTFEEEMVVIEAEETRPDDLIVRAPVVTVMGHVDHGKTTLLDAIRETKVAEGEAGGITQHIGAYAVEVTGRRIVFLDTPGHEAFTLMRARGAQVTDIVILVVAADDGVMPQTQEAIDHAQAAKVPIIVAINKIDKADANLDRVKKELAERGLTPEDWGGSTVTVPLSAKKRDNLDGLLEMILLVTELEEQKANPKRAATGTVLEAKVDRGRGPVATILVQDGTLRVGDNFIAGVVVGRVRALLDDRLQKTDEVGPSSPVEVLGLTGLPQPGDAFQAVTDAAKARQIAVLRQNQAKEKALGGRGQRLTLESLQQQLTEGEAKELPIIIKADVQGSAEVLADSLGKLGDERVKTRIIHTGVGAISEWDVLLASTSNAIIVGFNVRPDRNATGVAEREGVDIRLHSVIYDVTDELKKALAGLLDPTTKEVKLGAAEIRQTFKIPKFGTAAGCMVTEGIITRAGDAQARIVRDGVVVHEGRIGSLRRFKDDVNEVRGGMECGLAFERFADLKIGDVVESFTVEKVVATV